A stretch of Tigriopus californicus strain San Diego chromosome 11, Tcal_SD_v2.1, whole genome shotgun sequence DNA encodes these proteins:
- the LOC131889770 gene encoding tyrosine-protein phosphatase non-receptor type 9-like (The sequence of the model RefSeq protein was modified relative to this genomic sequence to represent the inferred CDS: added 79 bases not found in genome assembly) yields MTSHAAAAKSAKSAVSDLSPPLDEEGPLGSEGGSFSPVPGPPEPLSESEQARLDFFLACVNEWRSARGFDGMSRSSAIKFLMARKFHVDRALELYQQHELMRLREDLSHVEPSESPIREELLSEKFTILPVRDVNGATLALFNAHKHDPSQTDHRSTLQGVVYQLDVALENLATQRGGLVFIYNMSGSKYANFDYDLSQKMLTLLKGAYPARLKKVLIVTAPFWFKAPFKVLRLFVREKLRDRVFTVSLPQLQTHIPPQAIPSHMGGQLVHDHEAWLSDCLAISQSRDGQLVTINSSSQPSTPHDHRKRHPTLEQLQSMPLTLTSGAKDNSLNLSDTNSAAMNGLSKLIIPSVPHPEDEALTHNVVNGNGHHHSITHSDMTVSNCSSGGLSEDEENDRMAAAGMTLSEFIEHVRIKGRRGLYDEYGEIKNRPPMGTFNHARAFENQEKNRYTDVLCYDHSRVQLQDGESDYINANFVDGYEQPRAFISSQGPLPKTFPDFWRMVWEQHVLVIVMTTKTTERNRTKCGQYWPEDVGSSLKAKPFEIHSEEIENCEDFYVTHLTLKNLETGEIRPVCHFQFVSWPDYGVPESALSMIIFLERVREKQASMLSDLSNEWQGHLLGPPIVVHCSAGIGRTGTFATLDIAIRKFEDIQKIDIRSTVEHIRAQRAFSIQMPDQYVFCHLAFLEYVVHKDYVEEIDWTGFNDDCDSE; encoded by the exons ATGACATCCC TGAGGGCGGTTCGTTTTCCCCAGTGCCGGGTCCGCCCGAGCCCTTGAGCGAGTCGGAACAAGCGCGTCTGGACTTCTTCCTCGCCTGTGTCAATGAATGGCGATCCGCTCGAGGTTTCGATGGCATGTCTCGCTCGTCGGCCATTAAGTTTTTAATGGCCCGCAAGTTCCACGTGGATCGAGCCCTGGAATTGTACCAACAACATGAGCTCATGCGACTGCGTGAGGATCTAAGTCACGTCGAGCCTTCCGAGTCGCCTATTCGGGAAGAACTCCTTTCGGAGAAGTTCACAATTCTCCCAGTCAGAGACGTCAACGGCGCCACCCTGGCCCTTTTTAACGCCCACAAGCACGACCCCAGTCAGACGGATCACCGCAGCACCTTACAAGGGGTGGTGTATCAATTGGACGTGGCCTTGGAAAATTTAGCCACTCAACGAGGGGGACTCGTATTTATCTATAATATGTCCGGTTCCAAGTACGCTAACTTTGACTACGACCTCAGTCAAAAGATGTTGACGCTCCTGAAAGGCGCTTACCCGGCTCGACTTAAAAAGGTGCTCATTGTCACGGCTCCATTCTGGTTCAAGGCTCCTTTCAAGGTCCTACGGTTATTTGTGCGAGAAAAGCTTCGCGATCGCGTCTTCACTGTCAGCTTGCCTCAATTGCAAACCCACATCCCTCCTCAAGCCATTCCCTCCCACATGGGCGGTCAATTAGTTCACGATCATGAGGCTTGGTTATCCGATTGTTTAGCAATTAGTCAGAGTCGAGACGGTCAACTGGTCACCATCAACAGCAGTAGCCAGCCCTCTACGCCGCATGATCATCGGAAACGACATCCTACTTTAGAGCAGTTGCAATCCATGCCTCTAACCCTTACGTCGGGAGCCAAGGACAACTCCCTGAACCTGTCCGACACCAATTCGGCGGCAATGAATGGACTCAGTAAACTCATCATCCCGTCAGTGCCTCATCCCGAAGACGAGGCGCTCACCCACAACGTGGTCAACGGCAACGGGCATCATCATTCCATTACTCATTCTGATATGACCGTTTCCAACTGCAGCTCGGGTGGTCTCTCTGAAGACGAGGAAAATGATCGAATGGCTGCTGCCGGAATGACTTTATCCGAGTTTATTGAGCACGTCCGCATCAAAGGTCGGCGTGGTCTTTATGACGAATATGGGGAGATTAAAAATCGGCCACCCATGGGTACGTTTAACCATGCTCGAGCCTTTGAAAACCAAGAGAAAAACCGCTACACAGACGTTCTGTGTTATGATCATAGTCGGGTTCAATTGCAAGACGGCGAAAGTGATTATATCAATGCCAATTTCGTGGACGGGTACGAGCAACCTCGAGCATTCATCTCTTCGCAGGGCCCTCTGCCCAAAACGTTTCCGGATTTCTGGCGCATGGTCTGGGAACAGCACGTGTTAGTAATCGTCATGACCACTAAAACCACTGAGCGAAATCGCACAAAGTGTGGACAGTATTGGCCAGAGGACGTGGGCTCTTCTCTAAAAGCCAAaccttttgaaattcattccGAAGAGATTGAAAACTGCGAGGATTTCTATGTCACACATCTCACACTTAAGAACCTGGAGACGGGCGAAATTCGTCcagtttgccattttcaatttgtgtcATGGCCAGATTACGGGGTACCCGAATCGGCCCTTTCCATGATTATCTTCCTTGAAAGAGTCAGAGAGAAGCAGGCGAGCATGTTGTCCGATTTGAGTAACGAATGGCAAGGCCATCTCTTGGGGCCCCCAATTGTTGTGCATTGCTCGGCCGGGATAGGCCGCACCGGCACTTTCGCCACTTTGGACATTGCTATCAGGAAGTTCGAGGACATTCAGAAAATTGATATACGCTCTACGGTGGAACATATACGGGCACAGAGAGCGTTCTCCATTCAAATGCCAGATCAGTACGTGTTTTGCCATTTAGCCTTTCTCGAGTACGTGGTTCACAAGGATTATGTCGAAGAAATTGATTGGACTGGATTCAATGATGATTGCGATTCAGAATAA